The Trichocoleus sp. FACHB-46 genome has a segment encoding these proteins:
- a CDS encoding MarR family winged helix-turn-helix transcriptional regulator: protein MTSSPAKQKLPKEWQEVLAPHGLGYRIKLLSQLLSRKFQERLEPLGLTPFHWVVLCCLWEEDGLATSSISEKLQQVGGTLTGVLDRMEERGLIRRERDSQDRRIWRIWLTDAGKQLHEVLPPIAVEIRDSALVGISSSERQQFSDLLDQMIANIS, encoded by the coding sequence ATGACCTCTTCCCCTGCCAAGCAAAAGTTACCTAAGGAATGGCAGGAAGTATTGGCTCCCCACGGCTTGGGTTATCGCATCAAGCTACTCTCTCAGCTCTTGAGCCGTAAGTTTCAAGAACGCCTAGAACCTCTGGGACTGACTCCCTTTCACTGGGTAGTGCTGTGTTGTCTTTGGGAAGAAGATGGCTTGGCAACTTCCAGCATCAGCGAGAAACTGCAACAAGTGGGTGGAACTTTAACTGGCGTTCTAGACCGCATGGAAGAGCGAGGGCTAATCCGGCGAGAACGAGACTCTCAGGATCGGCGAATCTGGCGAATTTGGTTGACAGATGCAGGCAAACAGTTGCATGAAGTGTTGCCTCCGATCGCAGTGGAAATTCGCGACAGTGCCTTGGTTGGAATTTCGTCATCAGAGCGCCAGCAGTTCTCAGACTTACTGGACCAAATGATTGCCAATATTTCCTAG
- a CDS encoding MFS transporter has product MRLDTRRLNSIFRALESRNYRLFFAGQGLSLIGTWMTQTATIWLVYDLTNSALLLGVVGFAQQIPNFLLTPFAGVFVDRWNRHRTLLITQVLAMIQSLALATLALTGTIQIWQIIALSVFQGFINAFDMPTRQAFVVEIVEKKENLGNAIALNSSVFSGARLIGPAIAGFVIAAVGTGACFLIDGISYIAVITGLLAMRLPARSLKLKASKEPIWQKLTEGFTYAFGFPPIRSLLLLIALVSFMGMPYTVLAPIFATEILQGGPQTLGFLMAASGLGALMGAIYLSSRQTIIGLGKIIATAPAVFGLALIVFALSHVLWLSLLALLFVGASLILQATSSNTILQTIVDEDKRGRVMSFYTVAFISMVTFGNLAAGSLASQIGAANTLVIGGLFCILGSLLFTRQLPALRKLVRPIYLRMGVLSKAH; this is encoded by the coding sequence ATGAGGCTGGACACCAGAAGACTCAACTCGATCTTTCGAGCTTTAGAGTCAAGAAACTACCGTCTATTTTTTGCAGGTCAGGGTTTGTCTTTAATTGGCACCTGGATGACCCAGACCGCGACAATTTGGCTGGTGTATGACCTGACTAATTCTGCTTTGCTATTGGGGGTCGTGGGTTTTGCTCAACAAATTCCTAACTTTTTGTTGACTCCCTTTGCTGGTGTATTTGTCGATCGCTGGAATCGGCATCGCACGCTGTTGATTACTCAAGTTTTGGCAATGATCCAGTCGCTGGCGTTAGCAACTTTAGCCTTGACTGGCACCATTCAGATTTGGCAGATTATTGCCTTGAGTGTATTTCAAGGGTTTATCAATGCCTTTGATATGCCAACTCGCCAAGCATTTGTAGTAGAGATTGTGGAGAAAAAAGAAAACCTGGGTAACGCGATCGCCTTGAATTCTTCTGTGTTTAGTGGGGCACGGTTGATTGGTCCTGCGATCGCTGGCTTTGTGATTGCCGCCGTAGGCACTGGGGCTTGCTTTCTAATTGATGGCATTAGCTATATCGCTGTAATCACGGGATTGTTGGCGATGCGATTACCAGCCAGATCACTCAAGCTGAAGGCAAGCAAAGAACCTATCTGGCAAAAGCTAACCGAGGGCTTCACCTACGCCTTTGGATTTCCACCTATCCGCTCCCTGTTGTTGCTTATTGCTTTAGTCAGCTTCATGGGCATGCCCTACACTGTTCTAGCCCCTATTTTTGCAACTGAAATTCTACAGGGTGGCCCTCAAACGTTAGGATTTCTCATGGCCGCTTCTGGATTGGGGGCGTTGATGGGAGCCATTTACCTAAGTTCGCGGCAAACCATCATTGGTCTTGGCAAAATCATTGCTACTGCCCCTGCTGTGTTTGGCTTAGCGCTGATTGTTTTTGCTCTGTCTCACGTACTGTGGTTGTCCTTGCTGGCGCTGCTGTTTGTAGGCGCAAGCTTAATTTTACAAGCGACCTCTAGCAATACGATTCTGCAAACGATTGTGGATGAAGATAAGCGAGGTCGTGTAATGAGTTTCTATACCGTTGCCTTCATTAGTATGGTGACGTTTGGCAACTTAGCAGCAGGTAGCTTGGCCAGTCAGATTGGAGCTGCCAATACATTAGTAATTGGTGGGTTGTTCTGTATTCTGGGATCTTTGTTGTTTACCAGACAGCTACCCGCGTTACGAAAATTAGTTCGACCAATTTACCTACGCATGGGTGTGCTTTCTAAAGCTCATTAG
- the pgeF gene encoding peptidoglycan editing factor PgeF, producing the protein MHTWHWQTWDGRPYLTCSLLERWSHGFFTQHFWPQTPSHLVSALQSEAQVYRVRQVHGNVVLAPSEIELSRTSGNDTSAPEPDLPPADGLLTERAEQAVWVCSADCTPVLIADATTGQVAAVHAGWRGTAAKIVPQAIARLQAQGSQLHNLRVAMGPAIAGDVYQVSLDVAAVLGATITPVADTATKVVIEQLHALPEPPVLADAEPDRIRVDVRRVNALQLEQLGLSPEQVAIAPHCTYQQPEHFFSYRRDGLKRVQWSGIVSQAVA; encoded by the coding sequence ATGCACACTTGGCATTGGCAAACTTGGGACGGACGGCCTTATCTTACCTGTAGCCTTTTAGAGAGATGGTCTCATGGCTTTTTTACGCAACATTTTTGGCCCCAAACGCCAAGTCATTTAGTTAGCGCCTTACAGTCAGAGGCTCAGGTTTATAGAGTCAGGCAGGTACACGGCAACGTAGTTTTAGCCCCTTCAGAAATTGAACTCAGTCGTACTTCTGGCAATGACACGAGTGCTCCCGAACCAGATTTGCCACCTGCTGATGGTTTACTAACCGAACGAGCGGAGCAAGCAGTTTGGGTCTGTAGTGCTGACTGCACGCCCGTACTAATTGCGGATGCGACAACAGGTCAGGTTGCGGCTGTGCATGCAGGCTGGCGTGGGACTGCCGCTAAAATTGTGCCGCAAGCGATCGCTCGTCTACAAGCCCAAGGCAGCCAACTGCACAATCTCCGAGTGGCGATGGGACCCGCGATCGCCGGAGATGTATATCAAGTCTCGCTGGATGTAGCAGCAGTTCTGGGCGCAACCATTACTCCAGTGGCTGATACTGCTACCAAGGTCGTCATTGAGCAACTTCACGCGCTGCCTGAGCCACCTGTACTTGCTGATGCAGAACCCGATCGCATCCGAGTTGATGTGCGGCGAGTCAATGCTTTGCAGTTAGAACAGCTTGGCCTTAGTCCGGAACAAGTCGCGATCGCCCCCCACTGCACCTATCAACAGCCAGAACACTTTTTCTCCTACCGTCGTGATGGCTTAAAACGAGTGCAATGGTCTGGTATTGTCAGCCAAGCAGTTGCTTGA
- a CDS encoding biotin--[acetyl-CoA-carboxylase] ligase, protein MGFEHQRFELALQQVRHHLSTVFQPPHISNALPLSLQVFETLASTNQTLWELVSQGAIAGTAVLALQQESGRGQWGRQWQSPLGGLYLSVALSPALPVANSAQLTLCSAWGIATALRSYNLPVQLKWPNDLVLNGRKLGGILTETRIRQGQVTKAVVGVGINWTNPVPPTGINLAAALAEQTQPAIDSLEMLAAIALQGIASGYAAWRQEGIENLLPAYLSLLTSLGRSIVLDGVTGTIVGVSANGELQIRSASNSPSSREILLKPGTISLGYDV, encoded by the coding sequence GTGGGATTTGAGCATCAACGGTTTGAGCTAGCGCTACAGCAAGTACGCCACCATCTATCTACCGTCTTTCAACCACCCCATATCTCCAATGCTTTGCCCCTGTCGTTGCAGGTATTCGAGACTTTAGCTTCTACGAATCAAACCCTGTGGGAGTTGGTCAGTCAGGGCGCGATCGCGGGTACTGCTGTTTTAGCTTTGCAGCAAGAGTCAGGGCGCGGACAGTGGGGCCGCCAGTGGCAGTCTCCTTTAGGGGGCTTGTACCTCTCGGTCGCGCTCAGTCCTGCTTTACCAGTTGCCAATAGTGCTCAACTGACTTTGTGTAGTGCTTGGGGAATTGCGACAGCGCTACGCAGCTATAACTTACCTGTGCAGTTGAAGTGGCCAAATGATTTAGTGCTCAACGGGCGCAAGTTGGGAGGCATTTTGACTGAAACTCGAATTCGTCAAGGTCAAGTGACCAAAGCCGTGGTGGGCGTCGGTATTAACTGGACGAATCCAGTTCCTCCTACGGGAATCAACTTGGCAGCGGCCTTAGCAGAACAGACGCAACCTGCGATTGATTCCTTAGAAATGTTGGCTGCGATCGCGCTACAAGGAATTGCGTCCGGATATGCAGCTTGGCGACAAGAAGGGATAGAAAACCTCTTGCCTGCTTACCTAAGCTTGTTGACGAGTTTAGGCCGCTCGATTGTGCTTGACGGTGTCACGGGGACTATTGTAGGAGTCTCGGCAAATGGGGAATTACAGATCCGTTCAGCATCCAACAGCCCGTCTTCTAGGGAAATTCTGCTAAAGCCCGGTACAATCAGTCTGGGTTATGATGTCTAG
- a CDS encoding M23 family metallopeptidase: MNQQTRSAQPTLKTSRQRPLWMQSLACLGGIGLLSAGTLGAQTAPVDSVVVPAISEPQSALEATPIEAAPVDAPAVVAEPEQFAPEASAEFAPELAPEPAIAAQEEPVPSLAVPTQEEPIAAPPAANSPDAVAAGSEPPNYNNAYIDPTRYNLGATDPYEQPSSVVLSERSTGCQAVLSGGQGLSGGICGTAPEPASAQSAPWRPGSVENTWASTSGGSQSGSQWVAASNSPAVQLGPINISARGIGIGQTTASGRSFYYQTARPTGRLGNGNLRLIFPLSLPAPITSIFGWRIHPISGDSRFHSGTDLGAPMGTPVVAAYAGKVAIADFLGGYGLTVTIDHNKGKQETLYAHLSEIFVKPGEVVKQGAVIGRVGSTGNSTGPHLHFELRQQTANGWVTLDPGSQLELAAADLIKSLQTAQTAAKLVPQPQG; encoded by the coding sequence ATGAACCAGCAGACTCGTTCTGCCCAACCTACGCTCAAAACCTCCCGTCAGCGTCCGCTTTGGATGCAAAGCCTTGCCTGTCTGGGTGGAATTGGACTTTTGAGTGCAGGGACGCTAGGAGCCCAAACCGCTCCGGTGGATTCTGTTGTAGTACCTGCAATTTCTGAGCCTCAATCAGCGCTGGAAGCCACTCCTATAGAAGCCGCTCCCGTTGATGCTCCTGCTGTAGTCGCTGAGCCAGAACAATTTGCGCCAGAAGCATCAGCAGAATTTGCGCCAGAACTCGCTCCAGAGCCCGCGATCGCAGCGCAAGAAGAGCCTGTTCCTAGTTTGGCTGTCCCAACTCAAGAGGAGCCAATTGCAGCCCCGCCAGCAGCCAATTCACCTGACGCGGTCGCAGCAGGGTCTGAGCCGCCGAACTACAACAACGCTTATATTGACCCGACCCGTTACAACCTGGGAGCCACCGACCCTTACGAGCAGCCTAGCTCGGTAGTCTTATCGGAACGCTCAACAGGGTGTCAAGCGGTTCTATCGGGAGGCCAAGGCTTATCCGGTGGCATTTGTGGCACTGCCCCAGAGCCTGCTTCGGCTCAATCTGCGCCTTGGCGTCCTGGCTCTGTAGAGAATACTTGGGCGAGCACATCAGGTGGCAGTCAAAGCGGCAGTCAATGGGTTGCCGCCTCAAACTCACCAGCAGTGCAGTTAGGCCCAATCAACATCAGTGCTAGAGGGATTGGCATTGGCCAAACGACTGCTTCTGGCCGCTCGTTTTACTACCAGACCGCTCGCCCCACAGGCCGCTTGGGGAATGGCAACCTCAGATTGATCTTCCCCCTGTCACTTCCTGCTCCCATTACTTCCATCTTTGGTTGGCGCATTCACCCGATTAGCGGAGATAGCCGTTTCCATTCTGGTACCGACCTGGGTGCCCCAATGGGAACGCCAGTTGTGGCAGCTTATGCGGGTAAAGTCGCGATCGCAGATTTCCTGGGTGGCTATGGCCTAACCGTGACAATCGATCACAACAAAGGCAAGCAAGAGACCTTATATGCTCACCTTTCGGAGATCTTCGTCAAACCAGGCGAGGTGGTGAAGCAAGGAGCTGTAATCGGTCGGGTTGGCAGCACAGGTAACTCCACTGGCCCCCACTTACACTTTGAATTGCGCCAACAAACGGCGAATGGTTGGGTGACGCTAGATCCTGGTTCACAGCTAGAGCTAGCCGCCGCTGACCTCATTAAGTCTCTACAAACTGCCCAGACAGCCGCTAAGCTAGTTCCTCAACCTCAAGGTTAG
- the ribE gene encoding riboflavin synthase has product MFTGLVQALGTIRRLGEDELQVTCTSGTYHFILQDLALGDSVAVDGVCLTVTQILPQGFLAAVSPETIRRTTLEKQLEAGYVNLEASLRVGSKLGGHFVTGHVDGIGCLQAAEETGNSWEMSFTVADPAIARYIVPKGSIAVNGVSLTVAECNTTGTWFKVAVIPHTYAETNLHYLQPDSWVNLEGDVLGKYVEKFLRFGSGQALEHTLNSASYNELSNDSESTHPNSEVITPTFLTEHGYL; this is encoded by the coding sequence GTGTTTACAGGACTTGTGCAAGCACTCGGAACCATCAGACGCTTGGGAGAAGATGAACTCCAAGTCACCTGTACCTCTGGTACCTACCATTTTATTTTGCAAGATTTAGCGCTGGGTGACAGTGTGGCGGTGGATGGAGTCTGTCTCACAGTTACACAAATCTTGCCTCAAGGGTTTCTAGCCGCCGTTTCCCCCGAAACCATCCGTCGCACCACACTAGAAAAACAACTAGAAGCAGGTTACGTCAACCTGGAGGCATCGCTGCGGGTGGGCAGTAAGCTTGGAGGTCACTTTGTGACAGGTCACGTAGATGGGATTGGGTGCCTCCAGGCAGCAGAGGAAACGGGTAATTCTTGGGAAATGAGTTTTACGGTGGCTGATCCAGCGATCGCCCGCTATATCGTGCCGAAAGGCAGTATTGCTGTCAACGGTGTCAGCTTGACTGTAGCGGAGTGCAACACCACTGGCACTTGGTTTAAGGTGGCCGTGATTCCTCACACCTACGCTGAAACCAATCTGCATTATTTGCAGCCAGACAGTTGGGTAAACTTGGAGGGCGATGTTCTGGGCAAGTATGTAGAAAAGTTTCTCCGTTTCGGCTCTGGGCAAGCGCTAGAACACACCCTCAACTCAGCCAGCTATAACGAGCTATCCAATGATTCGGAGTCAACCCACCCAAACTCTGAGGTGATTACTCCCACCTTCTTGACCGAACACGGCTATTTATAA
- a CDS encoding bifunctional nuclease family protein has protein sequence MIEMKVAGIALDAATRHPIVLLRDASERRALPIYIGQDQARAIINALENQAPPRPLTHDLMINILEEWDMVLERIIIHSLQDNTFYAILTVRQGEVKKEIDARPSDAIALALRTNCSIWVMEEVVADASIPVDRDADEAERQAFRSFLENLRPEDFTQRREFGNDS, from the coding sequence ATGATTGAGATGAAAGTTGCTGGAATTGCGCTGGATGCAGCAACCCGCCACCCAATCGTACTCTTGAGGGATGCTTCTGAGCGTCGGGCTTTGCCAATCTATATTGGTCAGGACCAGGCCAGGGCAATTATCAATGCACTCGAAAACCAAGCGCCACCTCGGCCCCTTACCCACGACTTGATGATTAACATCCTGGAAGAGTGGGATATGGTTTTGGAGCGAATCATTATTCACTCCTTGCAGGACAACACTTTTTACGCGATCTTAACGGTTCGGCAAGGGGAGGTCAAAAAAGAGATTGACGCTCGCCCCAGTGATGCGATCGCCCTGGCTCTGCGGACGAATTGCTCAATTTGGGTGATGGAGGAAGTGGTAGCAGATGCCTCGATCCCAGTCGATCGAGATGCTGATGAAGCCGAGCGGCAGGCCTTCCGGAGTTTTTTAGAAAATCTCCGCCCAGAGGACTTTACTCAACGACGGGAATTCGGCAACGACTCCTAA
- a CDS encoding aldo/keto reductase, which produces MRYRRFGKTNLLLSVFSLGTMRYLASEEMAAQTVSRAIALGINHLETAKGYGKSEQYLGYALAQLAIPRSQLYITTKISPTPDSASMARQIDESLARLGIDYVDCLAVHGLNTEEHLSWIEAKNGCMQAVQQAVTDGRVRHVGFSTHGPLELILAAIATDLFQFVSLHYYYFFQRNAPAVALAAAKDMGVFIISPADKGGQLYTPPPKLQELCAPLSPLHFNYRFLLSDSRITTLSVGAANPTELDWPLSIADSDGTLNPTETEILQRLQAHQASVLGPDQCSQCYACLPCPEAIQIPEVLRLRNLAIAYDMTNFGQYRYRMFENAGHWFPGMKANRCNDCGDCLPKCPEQLNIPALLQDAHERLNGPVGRRLWS; this is translated from the coding sequence ATGCGCTATCGTCGGTTTGGTAAAACTAACCTGTTGCTGTCTGTCTTTTCTCTCGGAACGATGCGCTATTTGGCTTCTGAGGAAATGGCAGCCCAAACAGTCAGCCGAGCGATCGCTTTAGGCATTAACCATCTAGAAACAGCCAAGGGCTACGGTAAGAGCGAGCAGTACTTGGGCTATGCTTTGGCGCAATTGGCGATCCCGCGCTCGCAGCTTTACATCACCACTAAAATTTCTCCCACGCCTGATTCTGCCTCTATGGCTCGGCAGATTGATGAGTCTTTGGCTCGCCTAGGCATAGATTATGTGGATTGCTTGGCAGTACATGGCCTCAACACCGAGGAGCACCTGAGTTGGATTGAGGCGAAAAACGGCTGTATGCAGGCAGTGCAACAGGCTGTTACGGATGGCAGAGTCCGACATGTAGGTTTCTCCACCCACGGGCCGCTAGAGCTGATTCTGGCCGCGATCGCGACTGATTTATTTCAGTTCGTGAGTCTGCACTACTACTACTTTTTTCAGCGCAACGCGCCTGCGGTGGCATTGGCAGCGGCAAAAGACATGGGTGTGTTTATTATCTCGCCTGCTGATAAGGGAGGGCAGCTTTACACCCCGCCGCCGAAGCTGCAAGAGTTATGTGCGCCCTTATCCCCTTTACATTTCAACTATCGGTTTCTGCTTAGTGACTCCCGCATCACTACGCTGAGTGTCGGAGCAGCCAACCCAACTGAGCTAGACTGGCCTTTGAGCATAGCGGACTCTGATGGCACCTTGAACCCTACAGAAACAGAGATTCTGCAACGTCTGCAAGCTCATCAAGCCTCCGTACTAGGGCCAGATCAGTGCAGCCAGTGCTATGCTTGCCTGCCTTGTCCAGAAGCGATTCAGATTCCAGAAGTATTACGGCTACGGAACTTAGCGATCGCCTACGACATGACCAATTTCGGCCAATATCGCTACCGTATGTTTGAAAATGCAGGTCACTGGTTTCCGGGGATGAAAGCAAATCGCTGTAACGACTGTGGCGACTGCTTACCAAAGTGTCCAGAACAACTGAATATTCCTGCTTTGCTTCAAGATGCTCATGAGCGCTTAAATGGCCCAGTGGGTCGGCGGCTTTGGAGCTAA
- a CDS encoding extracellular solute-binding protein: MDRRSFLQGVGVLGLSQALAGCNGSAREALRVRLLKSSIPPQILDKFRRSLQQPARLDFAPEPQLGQLFQLLQNWQRPAASTQPQPQTSWPFVSRNRQGAATGVPDLVTLGDYWLAQAIQQNLIQPLNPQQVAAWAQVPPAWQKLVTRDRQGQVAEQGQVWGMPYRWGTTVIAYRADKFAEQDWAVPTDWSDLWRPELRDRISLLDQPREVIGLTLKKLNHSYNTEDLTKVAALRSELQALHQQVKFYSSTSYLQPLILGDTWLAVGWSTDVLSLMKNNRQIAAVVPRSGTKLWSELWVRPAVATPTAASNNGQLSLSEQWLDFCLQPQTAIQLSILSQAASPTLVGRDRATLPNALQKQPVLLPEPSVIEKSEFLYPLSAKAIEQYQALWLAVRPTSSRG, encoded by the coding sequence ATGGATCGACGGTCTTTTCTTCAAGGAGTTGGCGTTTTAGGGCTGAGCCAAGCGCTAGCAGGGTGTAACGGTTCAGCCCGCGAAGCTTTGAGGGTTCGCTTACTCAAAAGCTCGATTCCACCACAGATTTTGGACAAATTTCGTCGGAGTCTCCAGCAGCCCGCTCGACTTGACTTTGCCCCAGAGCCTCAACTCGGTCAGTTGTTTCAGCTTCTACAGAATTGGCAGCGTCCAGCAGCCTCCACGCAGCCCCAACCCCAGACCTCCTGGCCATTCGTTTCTCGGAATCGGCAAGGTGCTGCTACAGGAGTACCCGATTTGGTAACTCTAGGAGATTATTGGTTGGCTCAAGCAATTCAACAAAACTTGATTCAACCTCTCAATCCCCAACAGGTGGCCGCTTGGGCCCAAGTGCCCCCTGCTTGGCAAAAGCTCGTGACTCGCGATCGCCAAGGACAAGTGGCGGAGCAGGGTCAAGTTTGGGGCATGCCCTACCGTTGGGGTACGACTGTGATTGCTTACCGTGCTGACAAATTTGCTGAGCAAGACTGGGCTGTGCCTACCGATTGGAGCGACTTGTGGCGACCTGAACTGCGCGATCGCATCTCGCTATTAGATCAACCCAGGGAAGTCATTGGCCTAACGCTGAAGAAATTAAATCATTCTTACAACACAGAAGATTTGACCAAGGTAGCTGCTCTCAGGTCAGAATTGCAGGCGCTCCACCAACAAGTTAAGTTCTATAGCTCCACCAGTTATCTGCAACCCTTGATTTTAGGGGACACTTGGCTGGCGGTGGGTTGGTCCACTGATGTTCTAAGCTTGATGAAAAATAATCGCCAAATTGCTGCTGTTGTTCCGCGCTCAGGCACAAAGCTTTGGTCAGAGCTTTGGGTACGTCCTGCGGTAGCCACCCCAACCGCAGCCAGCAATAACGGCCAACTAAGTTTGTCAGAACAGTGGCTAGATTTCTGTTTACAACCCCAAACCGCGATTCAGCTTTCAATTTTGAGCCAAGCTGCTTCGCCAACATTAGTAGGCCGCGATCGCGCCACTTTACCCAACGCTTTACAGAAGCAGCCAGTCTTGCTACCTGAGCCATCGGTGATTGAGAAGAGTGAGTTTCTCTACCCCCTATCGGCAAAGGCGATCGAGCAATATCAAGCTTTATGGCTTGCAGTGCGCCCAACTTCCTCAAGGGGATGA
- a CDS encoding phycobiliprotein lyase, whose protein sequence is MQGFYLPNAGYSEAGTIAGRFTYQPTRQTLEMTTFYNRSVAVDQMRLIAPNVRLRTIVTYQRPQPHEIPSVIDLIGFGVEHKQSA, encoded by the coding sequence ATTCAGGGGTTTTACCTACCTAATGCAGGTTATTCAGAAGCGGGTACGATCGCGGGTCGCTTTACCTATCAGCCCACTCGTCAAACGTTGGAAATGACAACGTTCTACAATCGTTCTGTAGCGGTTGATCAAATGCGTTTAATTGCACCAAACGTACGCCTCCGCACCATCGTGACGTATCAGCGGCCTCAACCCCACGAAATTCCGAGCGTGATTGATCTAATTGGCTTTGGGGTTGAGCACAAACAGTCGGCGTAG
- a CDS encoding phycobiliprotein lyase — protein MLSLKGFFIACAGTWTTERTYYFVAESRIERSYTEYQVQPLTAADKKQILLPSETATLQSQATKNDFSALIEDQDNLPGFAIAFNTRSETGETVAMSLQALFVADSLVVASNTTGNAPLLPIAAQIST, from the coding sequence ATGCTGAGCCTTAAGGGCTTTTTCATTGCTTGTGCCGGGACATGGACAACTGAGAGAACTTACTATTTTGTTGCTGAAAGTAGGATCGAGCGTTCTTATACGGAATACCAAGTTCAACCCCTGACTGCGGCAGACAAAAAGCAGATTTTGCTTCCCTCTGAGACCGCAACATTACAATCACAAGCAACAAAAAATGACTTCTCAGCTTTGATTGAGGATCAAGACAATTTGCCAGGATTTGCGATCGCTTTTAATACTCGCTCCGAGACTGGAGAAACCGTGGCAATGAGCCTGCAAGCCTTATTTGTTGCGGATAGCTTAGTTGTAGCTTCCAATACCACTGGCAACGCGCCGTTGTTGCCGATCGCAGCCCAGATCTCGACCTAA
- the cobT gene encoding nicotinate mononucleotide-dependent phosphoribosyltransferase CobT, producing MSLAEMIRVYTQAQLGQQWVQRYQRHRPLFACVLGFTATGLIPGISAAGATPQDRRYTAIADAEFLYQGPQAASQYALPPLQAGASPVLISRAVVEAQAIPLYLFNAGLPVPPPVPCVDLGGTAAACLSQGQALSRPVVQHLLEQGLAWGQQLAAQVPQGYLILGECVVGGTTTALAILTGLGLAAVGKVNSSHPTCNHSQKWEVVQAGLRQAGLVNSEVDPLQLVAAVGDPMQIVVAGMAIAASRSCGVMLAGGTQMLAVYALLRAIATTYTLSWQPEQIVVGTTRWVAEDATGDTVGLANLIGTVPLLATQLQFTAARYSQLQAYEQGYVKEGVGAGGCAIAASLYQNWSQAQLLQAIEALAERYCQADSRQNLLLNHS from the coding sequence ATGTCTCTAGCCGAGATGATTCGGGTTTATACGCAAGCGCAGTTGGGACAGCAATGGGTCCAGCGCTACCAACGGCATCGCCCTTTATTCGCCTGTGTACTTGGGTTTACAGCCACGGGTCTAATTCCAGGCATTTCTGCAGCGGGTGCTACCCCACAAGATCGGCGCTATACCGCGATCGCTGATGCCGAATTCCTCTACCAGGGACCTCAAGCTGCTTCTCAATATGCTTTGCCGCCCCTCCAGGCTGGTGCATCCCCGGTTTTAATTTCACGGGCTGTCGTGGAGGCCCAAGCAATTCCACTTTACTTATTTAATGCTGGTTTACCCGTCCCCCCCCCAGTTCCTTGCGTTGATTTGGGGGGGACTGCTGCGGCATGCTTAAGCCAAGGCCAAGCCTTAAGCCGACCAGTCGTTCAACATCTGCTGGAGCAAGGATTAGCTTGGGGCCAGCAGCTCGCGGCTCAAGTTCCCCAAGGCTACTTAATTTTGGGAGAATGCGTTGTGGGTGGCACAACCACAGCTTTAGCCATTTTGACAGGTCTCGGCCTTGCAGCGGTTGGCAAAGTCAACAGCAGTCATCCTACCTGCAACCATAGCCAAAAGTGGGAAGTTGTCCAGGCAGGTTTACGGCAAGCGGGTTTGGTTAACTCCGAGGTTGACCCGCTTCAGTTGGTAGCCGCAGTAGGCGATCCGATGCAAATTGTGGTTGCGGGCATGGCGATCGCGGCTAGTCGAAGTTGTGGCGTTATGCTAGCCGGAGGCACCCAGATGTTGGCGGTTTATGCTTTGTTACGAGCGATCGCGACTACTTACACTTTGTCATGGCAACCAGAGCAGATTGTCGTAGGCACAACTCGCTGGGTTGCTGAAGATGCGACAGGAGACACAGTAGGCTTAGCCAATCTGATTGGCACGGTCCCGCTTTTGGCTACCCAGCTGCAATTTACAGCAGCTCGCTACTCACAGCTCCAAGCTTATGAGCAAGGATATGTGAAAGAAGGCGTAGGGGCTGGCGGTTGTGCGATCGCAGCTTCTCTTTATCAAAACTGGAGTCAAGCGCAATTGCTGCAAGCGATCGAGGCGTTGGCAGAACGCTACTGTCAAGCTGACTCAAGGCAAAATTTGCTTCTCAATCACTCTTAA